Proteins encoded in a region of the Streptomyces akebiae genome:
- a CDS encoding dolichyl-phosphate beta-glucosyltransferase, translating into MSTSPRTGGGQLSVDLSVVVPAYNEQDRLAPTLDAIISHLSATEAAARWEIIVVDDGSTDATAEVVAAVTARDARVQLVSGGDRNRGKGHALRLGVLASHGRRVLLTDADLSAPIDELERLDKALSDGHTAAIGSREAPGASIERHQHRLRETLGRAGNFLIRGVAVPGIRDTQCGFKLFDGDRAREAFAASRLDGFGIDVEILRYFHRSGWPVAEVPVRWSHQPGSKIRPGDYARVLGELAVLRARSVRRADVLAVLGFLLMAVALYIGRWIDPNGRYLPDSLQDQNQWEWFFAVTADNLVHFRNPLFTTFQGFPDGVNLMANTVMLGLSVPFAPVTLLLGPAVSLALVMTLGLAATAAAWYWLIVERVVRHRGAAFAGAALAAFAPPMVSHANAHPNFVVLFMIPLIVDRALRLCTGARTRHDGIVLGLMAAYQIFLGEEPLLLAAMGMLLFAVAYGLLRRDVARDSWRPLLKGLGIAVLVSLPIVTFPLSWQFFGPQSYGNIAHGANSGNSPLALLSFAERSLLAGDRDRSDALSLNITEQNAFYGWPLVLLALGIVVRLWERPLVKALACTALAAAVLSLGPEIRLPQTDLVLPGPWALLAEKPLFESVIEGRVAMICAPVLGMLLAIACERLAATPALGTRYVGFMAVTLALLPIVPAPLKSVERAEVPAFFSDGTWASYVDTGAGETLVPVPLPDPGNAEALRWQTTADFGFRMPGGYFNGPFGEDRVGIYGAVPRHTSNLLRDVRYTGKVPVIGENWQAQARRDFAYWHAGALVLRPQPYDEQLREAVDKLVGRPGRWVAGVWVWDLHEGD; encoded by the coding sequence ATGAGCACGTCCCCGAGGACGGGCGGCGGGCAGTTGAGCGTCGACCTCTCCGTGGTCGTCCCCGCCTACAACGAGCAGGACCGCCTCGCCCCCACGCTCGACGCGATCATCAGTCATCTCTCGGCCACCGAGGCAGCCGCCCGCTGGGAGATCATCGTCGTCGACGACGGGTCGACGGACGCGACGGCCGAGGTCGTGGCCGCCGTCACCGCCCGCGACGCACGGGTGCAGCTGGTCTCCGGCGGGGACCGCAACCGGGGCAAGGGCCATGCCCTGCGGCTCGGTGTGCTCGCCTCGCACGGCCGCCGCGTCCTGCTCACGGACGCCGATCTCTCCGCGCCCATCGACGAGTTGGAGCGGCTCGACAAGGCGCTCTCCGACGGCCACACGGCGGCGATAGGCTCGCGCGAGGCGCCCGGCGCCAGCATCGAGCGCCACCAGCACCGGCTGCGCGAGACGCTCGGCCGGGCCGGCAACTTCCTGATACGCGGCGTCGCGGTGCCCGGCATCCGCGACACCCAGTGCGGCTTCAAGCTGTTCGACGGCGACCGCGCCCGCGAGGCCTTCGCCGCCTCCCGACTCGACGGGTTCGGGATCGACGTGGAGATCCTGCGGTACTTCCACCGCAGCGGCTGGCCCGTCGCCGAGGTCCCCGTCCGCTGGTCCCACCAGCCCGGTTCGAAGATCCGCCCGGGGGACTACGCCCGGGTCCTCGGCGAACTCGCCGTCCTGCGCGCCCGTTCCGTCCGCCGGGCCGACGTCCTCGCGGTCCTGGGCTTCCTCCTGATGGCGGTGGCCCTCTACATCGGCCGCTGGATCGACCCGAACGGCCGCTACCTCCCCGACTCCCTCCAGGACCAGAACCAGTGGGAGTGGTTCTTCGCGGTCACGGCCGACAACCTGGTCCACTTCCGCAACCCGCTCTTCACCACCTTCCAGGGCTTCCCCGACGGCGTGAACCTCATGGCCAACACGGTCATGCTCGGCCTGTCGGTGCCCTTCGCGCCCGTCACGCTCCTCCTGGGCCCGGCGGTCTCGCTCGCCCTGGTCATGACCCTGGGCCTCGCCGCCACGGCCGCCGCCTGGTACTGGCTCATCGTCGAACGGGTCGTACGGCACCGGGGCGCGGCCTTCGCCGGAGCGGCCCTCGCCGCGTTCGCGCCGCCGATGGTCAGCCACGCCAACGCGCACCCGAACTTCGTCGTCCTGTTCATGATCCCGCTGATCGTCGACCGGGCGCTGCGCCTGTGCACGGGCGCCCGGACCCGGCACGACGGGATCGTCCTCGGCCTGATGGCCGCCTACCAGATATTCCTGGGCGAGGAACCCCTCCTCCTCGCCGCCATGGGCATGCTGCTGTTCGCCGTCGCGTACGGCCTGCTCCGCCGGGACGTGGCACGCGACTCCTGGCGCCCGCTGCTGAAGGGCCTCGGCATCGCGGTCCTCGTGTCCCTCCCGATCGTCACCTTCCCGCTCTCCTGGCAGTTCTTCGGCCCGCAGAGCTACGGGAACATCGCGCACGGCGCCAACTCCGGCAACAGCCCGCTCGCGCTCCTCTCCTTCGCCGAACGCTCCCTCCTCGCGGGCGACCGCGACCGCTCGGACGCGCTGTCCCTCAACATCACCGAGCAGAACGCCTTCTACGGCTGGCCCCTGGTCCTGCTGGCCCTCGGCATCGTCGTACGGCTGTGGGAGCGCCCTCTGGTGAAGGCGCTGGCCTGCACGGCGTTAGCCGCCGCCGTGCTCTCCCTGGGCCCCGAGATCCGCCTCCCGCAGACGGACCTCGTCCTGCCCGGCCCGTGGGCGCTGCTGGCCGAGAAGCCCCTCTTCGAGTCGGTCATCGAGGGCCGGGTGGCGATGATCTGCGCCCCGGTGCTGGGCATGCTGCTGGCGATCGCCTGCGAACGCCTGGCGGCCACCCCCGCCCTCGGCACGCGCTACGTCGGCTTCATGGCGGTGACCCTCGCCCTGCTGCCGATCGTCCCGGCCCCGCTGAAGTCCGTGGAACGCGCGGAGGTCCCGGCGTTCTTCTCGGACGGCACGTGGGCGTCGTACGTCGACACCGGGGCCGGCGAGACCCTGGTGCCCGTGCCGCTGCCGGACCCGGGCAACGCGGAGGCTCTGCGCTGGCAGACCACGGCGGACTTCGGGTTCCGGATGCCCGGCGGCTACTTCAACGGCCCGTTCGGCGAGGACCGCGTCGGCATCTACGGCGCCGTCCCCCGCCACACCTCCAACCTGCTGCGTGACGTCCGCTACACCGGCAAGGTCCCGGTGATCGGGGAGAACTGGCAGGCGCAGGCGCGCAGGGACTTCGCGTACTGGCACGCGGGTGCGCTGGTCCTGCGCCCGCAGCCGTACGACGAGCAGTTGCGGGAGGCGGTGGACAAGCTCGTCGGCCGACCCGGGAGGTGGGTGGCCGGAGTGTGGGTATGGGACCTGCACGAAGGGGACTGA
- a CDS encoding DUF3303 family protein, which translates to MRVMLRARMDTEKSNEAIRNGTLGKLMQASMEQVKPEAAYFTADNGQRTCYMVFDMQDSSQMPAIAEPFFLELGADVTYTPVMNPEDMQKGLAALGR; encoded by the coding sequence ATGCGCGTCATGCTCAGGGCACGGATGGACACGGAGAAGTCGAACGAGGCGATTCGCAACGGCACGTTGGGGAAGCTGATGCAGGCCTCCATGGAGCAGGTGAAGCCGGAGGCGGCCTACTTCACCGCCGACAACGGGCAGCGCACCTGTTACATGGTCTTCGACATGCAGGACAGCTCGCAGATGCCCGCGATCGCCGAGCCGTTCTTCCTGGAACTGGGCGCGGATGTCACCTACACCCCGGTCATGAACCCCGAGGACATGCAGAAGGGCCTCGCGGCACTGGGCCGCTGA
- a CDS encoding adenylosuccinate synthase — MPALVLLGAQWGDEGKGKATDLLGGSVDYVVRYQGGNNAGHTVVVGDQKYALHLLPSGILSPGCTPVIGNGVVVDPSVLLSELSGLNERGVDTSKLLISGNAHIITPYNVTVDKVTERFLGKRKIGTTGRGIGPTYADKINRVGIRVQDLYDESILTQKVEAALDVKNQLLTKLYNRRAIAVDQVVEELLGYAEKLAPFVADTVLVLNQALEDDKVVLFEGGQGTLLDIDHGTYPFVTSSNPTAGGACTGAGVGPTKISRVIGILKAYTTRVGAGPFPTELFDEDGEALRRIGHERGVTTGRDRRCGWFDAVIARYATRVNGLTDFFLTKLDVLTGWEQIPVCVAYEIDGKRVEELPYSQSDFHHAKPIYETLPGWSEDITSAKSFSDLPKNAQAYVKALEEMSGAPISAIGVGPGRDETIEINSFI; from the coding sequence GTGCCCGCACTTGTGCTGCTCGGTGCTCAGTGGGGTGACGAAGGCAAGGGAAAGGCGACGGACCTGCTAGGTGGGTCCGTCGACTATGTGGTGCGCTACCAGGGCGGCAACAACGCCGGCCACACGGTAGTCGTGGGTGACCAGAAGTACGCCCTCCACCTTCTCCCTTCCGGGATTCTCTCCCCCGGCTGCACGCCGGTCATCGGCAACGGCGTCGTCGTCGACCCGTCGGTCCTGCTCTCCGAGCTGAGCGGTCTGAACGAGCGCGGCGTCGACACGTCCAAGCTCCTGATCAGCGGCAACGCTCACATCATCACGCCGTACAACGTGACGGTGGACAAGGTCACGGAACGTTTCCTCGGTAAGCGCAAGATCGGTACGACGGGGCGGGGCATCGGCCCGACCTACGCCGACAAGATCAACCGCGTGGGCATCCGGGTTCAGGACCTGTACGACGAGTCGATCCTGACGCAGAAGGTCGAGGCGGCCCTCGACGTCAAGAACCAGCTCCTCACCAAGCTCTACAACCGCCGCGCGATCGCGGTGGACCAGGTCGTCGAGGAGCTGCTGGGCTACGCCGAGAAGCTGGCCCCGTTCGTCGCCGACACGGTCCTGGTCCTCAACCAGGCCCTGGAGGACGACAAGGTCGTCCTGTTCGAGGGCGGCCAGGGCACGCTCCTCGACATCGACCACGGCACGTACCCCTTCGTGACCTCGTCGAACCCGACCGCCGGTGGCGCCTGCACGGGCGCGGGCGTCGGCCCGACGAAGATCAGCCGGGTCATCGGCATCCTCAAGGCGTACACCACCCGGGTCGGCGCCGGTCCGTTCCCCACCGAGCTGTTCGACGAGGACGGCGAGGCGCTGCGCCGCATCGGCCACGAGCGGGGCGTCACCACCGGCCGTGACCGCCGCTGCGGCTGGTTCGACGCGGTCATCGCCCGCTACGCGACCCGCGTGAACGGCCTGACGGACTTCTTCCTCACCAAGCTCGACGTCCTCACGGGCTGGGAGCAGATCCCCGTCTGCGTCGCCTACGAGATCGACGGCAAGCGCGTCGAGGAACTCCCGTACTCGCAGTCCGACTTCCACCACGCGAAGCCGATCTACGAGACCCTGCCGGGCTGGTCCGAGGACATCACGTCGGCGAAGTCCTTCTCCGACCTCCCGAAGAACGCCCAGGCGTACGTGAAGGCGCTGGAGGAGATGTCCGGGGCGCCGATCTCCGCGATCGGGGTCGGTCCGGGCCGCGACGAGACGATCGAGATCAACTCGTTCATCTAG
- a CDS encoding diacylglycerol kinase family protein translates to MATDDQLLVVIDPLARRTDGEAVRIAKDVLSAGAASTKVCLPEGPEEFARALSRRGSRRPVVVGDDRALLRAVALLHRRRELAACALSLVPVGSALGLAHSLGVPTGAVAAARAVLDGVEHRLDLLVDDSDGVVLGALRIPALPGVPGAPPRDLPEGGGTAPGPAPGPGRGAASGPGRGTDPRKASGTGSEADARTGPRAGSGTGSARGPEPGDGSADGSADGSADGCASPSSSGHHSWLRAWPQSLARTLSTRSAIPARMSRPLRPSRIRVAAGGGAGPSRLRVEVDGVILVDLDQPVEVVSITPNVHGGADVEIRPVSVGAEAAPLHAIGRRVTVSGADFRYRADSLVAGPVRTRTWTVREAAWGLTLPG, encoded by the coding sequence GTGGCGACTGACGACCAGCTCCTCGTGGTGATCGATCCCCTCGCCCGTCGCACGGACGGCGAGGCCGTACGGATCGCGAAAGACGTGCTCAGCGCGGGTGCGGCGAGTACGAAGGTGTGCCTTCCGGAAGGGCCCGAGGAATTCGCGCGGGCCCTCTCACGGCGCGGTTCCCGGCGCCCGGTGGTGGTCGGCGACGACCGCGCGCTGCTGCGGGCGGTGGCTCTTCTGCACCGTCGGCGGGAGCTGGCGGCATGCGCCCTCTCCCTGGTGCCCGTGGGCTCCGCCCTGGGGCTCGCCCACTCCCTGGGCGTGCCCACCGGCGCGGTCGCGGCGGCCCGCGCCGTCCTCGACGGTGTCGAACATCGGCTGGATCTGCTCGTCGACGACAGCGACGGCGTGGTCCTGGGCGCCCTGCGCATCCCGGCCCTGCCGGGCGTGCCGGGCGCGCCGCCCCGGGACCTGCCGGAGGGGGGCGGGACGGCGCCGGGCCCGGCGCCGGGGCCCGGCAGGGGCGCGGCGTCGGGCCCGGGCAGAGGCACGGACCCGAGGAAGGCATCGGGGACAGGCTCGGAGGCGGATGCGCGGACGGGCCCGCGGGCGGGCAGCGGCACGGGGTCGGCCAGGGGGCCGGAGCCCGGGGACGGGTCGGCCGACGGGTCGGCCGACGGGTCGGCCGACGGGTGTGCGTCGCCGTCGTCGTCCGGCCATCATTCCTGGCTGCGCGCCTGGCCGCAGTCTCTCGCCCGTACGTTGTCGACGCGATCGGCGATACCCGCCCGGATGTCGCGTCCGCTGCGGCCCTCGCGCATACGGGTCGCCGCCGGGGGCGGGGCCGGGCCCTCGCGGCTGCGGGTGGAGGTGGACGGCGTGATCCTCGTCGACCTGGACCAGCCCGTGGAGGTCGTGTCCATCACGCCCAACGTCCATGGCGGCGCCGATGTCGAGATCCGGCCGGTGTCGGTGGGCGCCGAGGCGGCCCCGCTGCACGCGATAGGCCGGCGGGTGACCGTGTCCGGCGCGGACTTCCGCTACCGGGCGGATTCCCTGGTGGCGGGCCCGGTACGGACGCGGACGTGGACGGTCCGGGAGGCGGCGTGGGGGCTGACGCTGCCGGGGTGA
- a CDS encoding DUF397 domain-containing protein, protein MTPEFIGPFRKSSYSTSQGECVEVAPISTGGRAIRDSKNPHGPLLHISPAGWRAFLGAVAGTVVPR, encoded by the coding sequence GTGACCCCTGAGTTCATAGGCCCCTTCCGGAAGTCTTCGTACTCCACGTCACAAGGCGAATGCGTCGAGGTCGCCCCCATCTCCACCGGCGGCCGAGCCATCCGCGACAGCAAGAACCCCCACGGCCCCCTCCTGCACATCTCACCCGCCGGATGGCGCGCTTTTCTCGGCGCCGTCGCCGGGACGGTCGTGCCGCGCTGA
- a CDS encoding helix-turn-helix domain-containing protein: protein MDQPQAADVLGVHQTRISRIESGHVTARIVEIRVLLNAYGVDDPEVLAKLEDLAKRSKHRGWWLEHAEHLRPNYLDYISLEGDATHIRVWAQVLMPGLLQTPAYAESVITSGPSYVPPERVAQLVKVREARQEKIDEGETAYTAIIWEPVIIHPLVRAESHREQLERILEVGQRKNVTIQVLPVSAGTLAGEISAFASFSFDAEPVVEAVTLDNLRGTSILEAPEDLAAYTLAFDQLRSAALAPDASAQLIRRALQRSKDDAS from the coding sequence CTGGATCAGCCGCAGGCGGCGGACGTACTCGGGGTGCATCAGACTCGGATCAGCCGCATAGAGAGCGGGCATGTGACCGCACGCATCGTCGAGATCCGCGTGCTGCTGAACGCGTACGGCGTCGACGACCCCGAAGTCCTCGCCAAACTGGAGGACTTGGCGAAGAGGTCCAAGCACCGCGGGTGGTGGCTCGAACATGCGGAGCACCTGCGGCCGAATTACCTCGACTACATCTCTCTGGAGGGCGACGCGACGCACATTCGGGTCTGGGCGCAGGTGCTGATGCCGGGCCTGCTGCAAACGCCCGCCTATGCCGAGTCCGTCATCACCTCTGGGCCCAGCTATGTCCCTCCGGAACGCGTGGCCCAGTTGGTCAAGGTGCGGGAAGCGCGGCAGGAGAAGATCGACGAAGGGGAGACGGCGTACACGGCCATCATCTGGGAGCCCGTGATCATTCATCCTCTGGTGCGTGCCGAGAGCCACCGTGAGCAGCTCGAACGCATCTTGGAAGTCGGGCAGCGGAAGAATGTGACCATTCAGGTCCTCCCGGTGAGTGCGGGGACACTCGCCGGTGAGATCTCCGCGTTCGCCTCCTTCAGCTTCGACGCCGAACCGGTCGTCGAGGCCGTGACGTTGGACAACCTGCGGGGAACCTCGATCCTTGAGGCGCCCGAGGATCTCGCCGCTTACACCCTTGCCTTCGACCAACTACGATCGGCCGCGCTGGCACCGGACGCGAGCGCGCAGCTCATTCGGCGTGCACTACAAAGAAGCAAGGACGATGCATCGTGA
- a CDS encoding ATP-binding protein, producing the protein MPALTPRRDSFRIPKRGRHVPEARAHVRRILKDWALDGELAHDVATVATELVTNAVRHCRVPRAEVEVVVSVRGCGVLVEVSDPDKQKVPTLRDGDAERDGGRGLVLVDTLSERWGHEARPFTKCVWAYFVIPGRAR; encoded by the coding sequence ATGCCCGCTCTCACCCCACGTCGCGACTCCTTCCGTATCCCCAAGCGCGGAAGACACGTCCCCGAAGCCCGCGCCCACGTGCGGCGGATCCTCAAGGACTGGGCGCTCGACGGTGAACTCGCCCATGACGTCGCCACCGTGGCCACGGAACTCGTAACGAACGCGGTCCGGCACTGCCGGGTGCCCCGCGCCGAGGTCGAGGTGGTGGTGTCGGTCCGGGGCTGCGGCGTACTGGTCGAGGTGTCGGATCCGGACAAGCAGAAGGTGCCGACACTGCGGGACGGGGACGCCGAACGGGACGGCGGGCGCGGACTCGTGCTGGTCGACACGCTCTCCGAACGGTGGGGGCACGAAGCGCGGCCGTTCACCAAGTGCGTGTGGGCGTACTTCGTGATCCCGGGGCGGGCGCGGTGA
- a CDS encoding GbsR/MarR family transcriptional regulator: protein MVESKAEVEVPERDPESVSRFVEHFAAQLVEAGVPRMPARVFAALLASDTGALTSVELGEQLRISPAAVSGAVRYLAQVHLVSREREPGSRRERYRVHSDQWYEALTNREAIIKRWEEALREGVASLGADSPAGRRLSETLAFFEFIETEIEAMMGRWRTHRDELFGRD from the coding sequence ATGGTGGAGTCGAAGGCCGAGGTGGAGGTGCCGGAACGGGACCCGGAGTCGGTCTCCCGTTTCGTCGAACACTTCGCGGCGCAGCTCGTCGAGGCCGGGGTGCCGCGCATGCCGGCCCGGGTCTTCGCCGCGCTCCTGGCCTCCGACACCGGCGCGCTGACCTCGGTCGAACTGGGCGAACAGCTGCGGATCAGCCCCGCCGCCGTCTCCGGCGCGGTCCGCTATCTCGCCCAGGTGCACCTGGTCTCACGCGAACGCGAACCCGGTTCGCGCCGTGAGCGCTACCGCGTCCACAGCGACCAGTGGTACGAGGCCCTCACCAACCGCGAGGCCATCATCAAGCGGTGGGAGGAGGCGCTGCGCGAGGGCGTCGCCAGCCTGGGCGCCGACAGCCCGGCGGGCCGCCGACTCTCCGAGACCCTCGCCTTCTTCGAGTTCATCGAGACCGAGATCGAGGCGATGATGGGCCGCTGGCGCACCCACCGCGACGAACTGTTCGGCCGGGACTGA